The nucleotide sequence GCGCATTGTCCTCGGCGATCATTGTAAGATTGGTGCAGGCAGCACGCTCACGGCAATGCAGCGCATCGAATTTGGAAACAGTGTGAGTGTGGCAGAGAATGTTCACATCAAGGACTACGTCTACGATGACAGTGGAATCGGCCTCTTGCCCAAAGACTGCGCTATTGTCACGAAAGAAGGCGGCATCAAGATTGAGCGAGGCGTGCGCCTAGAAGAGAATGTGTCCATCAAGGGGGCTGTGCGTATCGGGCGCGGCAGCATTGTGAAAGCGGGAAGTACGGTTTGTACGGATATCCCTGCCTATTGCATCGCCGAGGGAAGCCCGGCTCGCATCACCTTCGCCTTCTCGCCGAAAGCGGGGGAGTGGCTGTCCACAGAAAGAACGGAGACGCTGCGGAAGGTGCTCGCAGAAAGGAGGCGGACGACGCCGCTTCTGACCATTGCCTTCATCACGTACAATCGCAGCAGATACTTGAAGAAGTCGCTGCGATGCGTACTGCAGCAGGTCGGCAACGATGATCTCGTGGAGATCCTCGTTTCAGACAATGCTTCGACGGACGATACGCGGGCTTTTGTCGAAGAGATGCAGCGGACGCACAAAAATCTGCGCTATCACTGCAACGAGAAGAACATCGGTGCGGAAGGAAATATCCATGAGGCCATCAAGGCGAGCCGTGGTGAGTATGTGCTCGTCATGGGCGATGATGATTACTTTGTCGATGGCGCCATCCATGTGCTTCTCAGTGGAATCGTCCGATATCGAGGCATCGCAATCTTCTGTTTGGGTCAACAATCGGAAGACCCGCGCTCTGTATGTACGGGGACAGGTCGTTTGCGATATATCGAGGTTGTGAGCTACTTCATGGGGTGGATCAGCTGCATTGTCATGCGGCGCGAACTCTACGATCATATCCGTGAGCCGCATAAGTATGATGATTCGCGTATTCCGCAGGTGTATCTGCAGATGGAGATATTGAAACAGAATCCGGATTTTGCCGTGCTGATCGGTTCCTTCTTCATGGAAAGCGGCGGCGATCATAAGCCGAAGGGCTATAATTTTATCGAGGTCTTCGTTAAGAATTATTTCGATATATTAACGGCATCGGTGGAAATTCCTGCGGCACAGCTTTCTGCAGCAAAGAAGCACGTTTTGGAGCATTCGATTCTCCCCTGGTGCAAACGGATCAAAGAGGAGCAGATCGGCTTGTCTCTCGATGGCATCTTCGACATCATCGAAGAGTATTACGGGAACGAGCCGTACTATGCACAGCTCGTCGAGTTGCTGGGGAAGATTTTACAGGACTGACGGATTGTCGTTCGTGCAGATGATGCGTTGCGATGGATCATTCTGCTATATGCGGGCGAGGAGTGATGACCTCTTCCGCAGTGCTGGCAGCAAAGGAGATGAAGGTTTGAAGACAGTTCTTTTGGCGGGTGGGTTCGGCACGCGCATTACGGAGGAGTCGGAGAGGCGGCCTAAGCCCATGATAGAGATCGGCGGCATGCCGATCCTCTGGCACATCATGAAGGGGTACAGTCATTTCGGCTTCAATGAATTCATTATATGCGCGGGCTACAAGCAGCATATGATCAAGGAGTGGTTCGCTGACTACTTCCTTCATACGTCGGACATCACGTTCGACTTCACGCAGGAGAACCGCATGATCGTGCACAACCAGCATACGGAGCCGTGGAAGGTCACGATCGTCGATACGGGGCTTGAGACTTTGACGGGCGGACGCATCCGGCGCATCCGCAAGTATGTGGAGGATGAAACCTTCATGATGACGTATGGCGACGGTGTGGCAGATGTTGACATCGGTGAACTTGTGCGCTTTCATAAGTCGCACGGCAAGGCGGCGACACTGACGGCGATCATGCAGAAACAGCAGAAGGGCATCCTGGACATTGGCTTTGATAATTCTGTGCATGCCTTTCGAGAGAAGGCGATGGAGGACAGTGCGCCAATCAACGCGGGATACATGGTGCTTGAGCCTTCCGTCTTTGACTTTATCGAGGGTGATTCGACCGTGTTCGAACAGACGCCGATGGCAGAGCTGGCAAAGAGGAACGAGCTGAAGTGCTATCTGCACAAAGGTTTCTGGCAGTGCATGGATACGTTGCGCGAGAAGATCTTGTTGGAAAAGTTGTGGCAAAGCGGCAAAGCGCCTTGGAAGCTCTGGTAAATCACGGGGATGGACGTTTGCAGGAAGGGCATGGTATGAAAAAGGAAAAGAAAGTTGCATTTTTCGTACGCAAGTCGGATGAGGCACTTTACTGCACCTGTTTGGAATCGCTGCAGGCGCTTCATCTGCCCCTAGGATATGAGGCGGAACTCTTTACGTTGACGGCGGAAAAACCGTATGCCGTGCAGGCGAATAAAGCATTGGTTCTTTCCGATGCCAAATACAAGATCTATATCAACGATGATGTGCGTCTTGTCCGATCGCAGTTGATCGAGGAATTGCTGACAGTTTTCAAGGATGCCTCCATCGGTATGGTCGGAGTGCTGGGAAGTCAGTCCCTGCCTCGCGATGGCAATGTGCTGGAATCGGACTACAAGCGAGGCGTTGTCTATGTGCCGACGGGACGAGAACTGTCAGAGATGCGATTCGGAGAAGTTTCGGAAGAAGAGACAGCGGATGTCCGCTTCCTTCTGCCCTCATTTTTTGCAACGCAGATGGATTTGCCGTGGGATGAAGAGTATGAAACACAATATTATGCCTTGCTGGCACAGTGCCGAAGCTTTGAGGAAATCGGAAGTCGGATCGTGACGTCCTTGGCGAAGGAGGCTTGGTGCGCCTATCAGTCACGAGATATCTCCTTCGATGCCGAAGAAGCGGATCACGCGAAATTTTTTGCAAGATATCATCCTTATCTGAATCTTGCAGAGACGGAGGGGGCGCAGGCTGTTTTGTATGCGTGCGGCGAGGGAACGACGCTTCCATCTTGGCGAGATTTTTCCCATCCTGAGGGCATTGTTATCGGACGCGATACACATGTGCATCGGACAGCGAGCTGCGGCCTTGCCCTGTCGAATTTCGCCGGGCGCCCCAAGCTCCTTCTTGGTGATCATTGTACAATTAGTGCCGGCAGCACGATCACGGTGCTTTATGGCATCCGGTTGGAAAACAATGTGACGGTGGCGGAGAACGTCCACATCAAGGACTATGCTTACGATGAGACGGTGATTGGCCTTTCCCTCGAAGCGCAGATGGATTCGAGCGAGGGAGGCGGCATTCAGATTGAAAGCGGCGTGCGGATCGAGGAAGGGGTTCGGATCGAGGGCGCCGTGCAGATCGGACGCGGCAGTTTCATACGGGCGGGCAGCACCGTGTGTGGGAATATCCCTGCTTATTGCATAGCAGCGGGGAGTCCTGCACGCGTCGTCAAAGCATTTTCTTTGAAAGAACGGAAATGGCTTCCTTTGGCGAATGAACAGGTATTGGCACGACTGCTTGCAGAGCGCAAGATAGCAGCGCCGCTTCTGACGTTTGCCATCATTACCTACAACCGCTGTGAATACTTGCGGAAATCTCTGGACTGTGTTTTACGACAGTTGGGAAACGATGATCTGGCGGAAATCCTTGTTTCGGACAATGCATCGACAGATGATACGAAAGATTTTGTCGAAGAGATGCAAAAGACGTACAGGAATCTGCGTTACCATCGCAACGAAATGAATGTCGGTGCGGAAGCAAATATTCACGTGGCTATCGGAAAGAGCCGCGGCGAGTATGTGCTTGTTGCAGGGGATGACGATTATTTTACCGATGGGTCTTTGCTTGCCGTACTCGGAAGGCTTCTCCAACACCGAGGGAGAGCGATCTTTCATCTGAGAAGGGCGCATGAGCCGTATCGCATGCATACAGGAAGCGGAATCGCGGAGTACGTTCATATGGTTGGCTATCATATGACGTGGATTACGAGCACCATCATGCGGCGAGACATTTATGCGCGGATCAAAGAGCCGCAAAAGCATGATGCTACGCGCATTCCTCAGGTATACCTGCAAATGGAGATGCTGAAGCAGGAGCCGGACTTCGCTGTCATTGCGGCGCCTTTCATGCGTTTGGGGTCAGGTGAGCATATGACGTCGGGGTTCAACTTTGTCGAAGTGTTCATCAAGAATTATTTTGATTTGCTCAAAACGGCGGGGGAGATTCCGTCGACGGTTCTGTCAGAAGAAAAAAAGAGACTGATGGAAGAATGCATATATTTTCAATGCGAAAGAATCAAGGCGCAGCAGCTGCAGATTTCCTTGGATGGACTTTTTGATATCGTTCGAGAGTATTATGGCGAGGAGTCGTACTATGAAGAGATCTGCAAGAGACTTGAAGGCGTCCTGAAGGAACGGCAGAGCTGAGTGCGGAAGCGGCGATGCTGCAGGTGATGCCGGCTGAGAAATGGCGTTTGATGAGAGAAGAGATTCTTCCTGCATACGAAAAATCTGACCGAAGGATCAAGCTTTATCTTTCCGAAAAATTTTCGATATTATTGAGGAGTATTATACGAAAGAGCTGTATGGTCCACAGATTGTCGAGAGGCTTTGGAAAATGTCACAGGATGCCTTTGACTGAGCCTGTTGGTGCGCATTTCAAGAAAGAAGGATGACGGATACGATGAAACTGGAAAAGCTCTATGATTTATACGAAGCGGGGAAGGTGTCAAAGCGCCTGTATTGGGAATTGGCGCGCGAGCGGCTCGTGCCTTTGCTTGAGGTGCAGAAGATTATCAAGAAGAATCCTTATTGCAAAAGTGTCGAGATTAGAGAGGACGGCATCGTACTCAAAACACAGGATATCGAACTCTTCTTTGATATGACACAGAACATTTGCCGCGCGGAGACGATCTTCATCGGTACGGAGGGCGAGGAAATTGATTTCATAAGCCGCTTTATCCCCGCTGGCGCGACGATTTTCGACATCGGAGCGAATGTTGGGCGTGTGAGCCTTGGCTTGGCGAAAGCTCATGAGGATTCGACAATTTACGCCTTTGAGCCAGTGGAGGAGACCTTCCACGGCTTGGAGAAGAACCTTCGGCTGAATGGCGAGGAGAAGCATGTAAAAGCCTACCACATGGGCTTTTACAGTGAGAGCGGCGACTTGAAGTTCTTCGTGCCGGCGGCGAACGAGGCGGCGTCGCTGCGCCCCATCACCGATACGTACTACTTCAAGGAAGGAGATCAAGGGCAGGGCGAGTGCCGGGATCGCCTGGAAGAGATCGTCTGCCCCGTCGATACGCTCGATGACTTTGTTGAAAAGCATGATGTCAAGCGTCTCGACTTTATCAAATGTGATACCGAGGGGGCGGAAAAGATGGTCTTTTCGGGAGGAATACATGTTTTTCGCGATTTGCGTCCCGTCGTTTACACGGAGATGCTCAGGAAACATGCGGCACGCTTCGACTATCACCCGAACGAGATCATCGAGATGTTCAAGGGCTGGGGATATGGCTGCTATACGTCTGAGAACGAAAAGCTCATTCCTTTCGAGAAGATGGACGAGTCGACGACAGAGACGAACTTCTTCTTCCTGCATGGAGAGAAGCATCGTGCGCTTTTGGAGAAGTACGGTGACTGAAGAGCGTCAAATGAAGAGCGTCAAATGAGGTCTTGTTCTATAAGATGATGGGAGGGAATTGCTTTGGGAGAGCGGCTGCTGCTTGATTGTACGCTGCGTGACGGCGGCTATGTAAACAATTGGGAGTTTGGCTACGATCGGATTGTAGAAATCTTTGAGCGGCTCGTAAGTTCGGGCGTGGAGTTCATTGAGGTGGGCTTCCTTGATGAAAAGAGCAGTTTCGACCGCGGGCGTACGGTCTTGCCCGACACGGCTTCCGTCAGCCGCATGTTCGAAGGAGTTTCCAAGGGGGACGCGCTCGTCCTCGGCATGATCGACTATGGCACCTGCAGTATTGAGCGTTTGGAGCCGTGCGAAGAGACGTTCCTCGACGGCATCCGCGTGATCTTCAAGGAATCTAAGATGGAGGCTGCCTTGAAGTTTTGCGCCGAGGTCAAGAAGCTCGGCTACAAGGTCTTTGCACAGATGGTTTCCGTAACGACGTATACGGATGAGAAGCTCGCCGAGTATGCGAAGCTTGTCAACGAGGTCATGCCCTATGCGACGTCGATGGTCGATACCTACGGACTGCTCGACGAGGAGCATTTGTGCCATATATACGGCATTCTGGA is from Selenomonas sputigena ATCC 35185 and encodes:
- the rfbF gene encoding glucose-1-phosphate cytidylyltransferase: MKTVLLAGGFGTRITEESERRPKPMIEIGGMPILWHIMKGYSHFGFNEFIICAGYKQHMIKEWFADYFLHTSDITFDFTQENRMIVHNQHTEPWKVTIVDTGLETLTGGRIRRIRKYVEDETFMMTYGDGVADVDIGELVRFHKSHGKAATLTAIMQKQQKGILDIGFDNSVHAFREKAMEDSAPINAGYMVLEPSVFDFIEGDSTVFEQTPMAELAKRNELKCYLHKGFWQCMDTLREKILLEKLWQSGKAPWKLW
- a CDS encoding glycosyltransferase, producing the protein MKKEKKVAFFVRKSDEALYCTCLESLQALHLPLGYEAELFTLTAEKPYAVQANKALVLSDAKYKIYINDDVRLVRSQLIEELLTVFKDASIGMVGVLGSQSLPRDGNVLESDYKRGVVYVPTGRELSEMRFGEVSEEETADVRFLLPSFFATQMDLPWDEEYETQYYALLAQCRSFEEIGSRIVTSLAKEAWCAYQSRDISFDAEEADHAKFFARYHPYLNLAETEGAQAVLYACGEGTTLPSWRDFSHPEGIVIGRDTHVHRTASCGLALSNFAGRPKLLLGDHCTISAGSTITVLYGIRLENNVTVAENVHIKDYAYDETVIGLSLEAQMDSSEGGGIQIESGVRIEEGVRIEGAVQIGRGSFIRAGSTVCGNIPAYCIAAGSPARVVKAFSLKERKWLPLANEQVLARLLAERKIAAPLLTFAIITYNRCEYLRKSLDCVLRQLGNDDLAEILVSDNASTDDTKDFVEEMQKTYRNLRYHRNEMNVGAEANIHVAIGKSRGEYVLVAGDDDYFTDGSLLAVLGRLLQHRGRAIFHLRRAHEPYRMHTGSGIAEYVHMVGYHMTWITSTIMRRDIYARIKEPQKHDATRIPQVYLQMEMLKQEPDFAVIAAPFMRLGSGEHMTSGFNFVEVFIKNYFDLLKTAGEIPSTVLSEEKKRLMEECIYFQCERIKAQQLQISLDGLFDIVREYYGEESYYEEICKRLEGVLKERQS
- a CDS encoding FkbM family methyltransferase, with protein sequence MKLEKLYDLYEAGKVSKRLYWELARERLVPLLEVQKIIKKNPYCKSVEIREDGIVLKTQDIELFFDMTQNICRAETIFIGTEGEEIDFISRFIPAGATIFDIGANVGRVSLGLAKAHEDSTIYAFEPVEETFHGLEKNLRLNGEEKHVKAYHMGFYSESGDLKFFVPAANEAASLRPITDTYYFKEGDQGQGECRDRLEEIVCPVDTLDDFVEKHDVKRLDFIKCDTEGAEKMVFSGGIHVFRDLRPVVYTEMLRKHAARFDYHPNEIIEMFKGWGYGCYTSENEKLIPFEKMDESTTETNFFFLHGEKHRALLEKYGD